DNA sequence from the Pseudomonadota bacterium genome:
GTGTCGACGGCTTTGAGCAGTGCGCTTAAGAATAACAGAAATTGAACATTTTCAGCCGGTGTATGTCCGGGTTCCAATAAATTGATGCCGTCATCCGTGGAGAGCGACCAGTTGTTGTGCTTGCCGGAACCGTTAATGCCGGCATAGGGCTTTTCATGAAGCAGGCAGACCAAGTCGTGACGTAAGGCGACCTTTTGCATGGTCTCCATGACAAGCTGATTGTGGTCTGTGGCGATGTTCGTGGTGGCAAAAATGGGGGCCATCTCGTATTGGGCCGGCGCTACCTCGTTATGCTGGGTTTTGGACATAATGCCCATTTTCCATAGTTCAGTATTGAGGTCGTGCATGTAAGCGGAAACCCTGTCCTTAATGGCGCCGAAATACTGGTCCTCAAGCTCCTGACCCTTGGGGGCAGGCGCGCCGAAGATTGTTCGTCCTGCCAGCATCAGATCGATCCGCTCCAGATAGAATTTTTTGTCAACCAGAAAGTATTCCTGTTCGGGGCCTACGGTGGAGGTTACTTTCGTGGAAGTAGTATCGCCCAAAGCTTTTAAAACCCGCAAGGCCTGTTTTGACACAGCTTTCATGGACCGCAGCAAGGGTGTCTTCTTATCAAGGGCTTCGCCATAATAGGAGTAGAAGGCTGTGGGAATCGTAAGGGTGACGTTGCCGCCTTCGTCTGTTTTCAGAAACGCCGGCGAGGTGCAATCCCAGGCAGTATATCCTCTCGCTTCGAATGTGGTGCGCAGGCCGCCGCTTGGAAAGGACGATGCGTCCGGTTCACCCTGGATCAGTTGCTTGCCGGAAAATTCCACAATCACACTGCCATCGTCTGCCGGGGATATGAAAGAGTCATGCTTTTCGGCTGTTATCCCGGTCAAGGGCTGGAACCAATGCGTATAGTGGGTCGCCCCTTTCTCAATGGCCCAATCCTTCATGGTATTTGCAACCACGTCAGCAACATCGGGCCGCAAGGGAATATCTTTTTCAATCGTTTCCTTCAGAGCCTTGTAAATCTCCTTGGGCAACCGCTCTTTCATGACCTTATCATTGAAAACGTTAGATCCGAATATTTTCGT
Encoded proteins:
- a CDS encoding glutamine synthetase III, with protein sequence MELTKIFGSNVFNDKVMKERLPKEIYKALKETIEKDIPLRPDVADVVANTMKDWAIEKGATHYTHWFQPLTGITAEKHDSFISPADDGSVIVEFSGKQLIQGEPDASSFPSGGLRTTFEARGYTAWDCTSPAFLKTDEGGNVTLTIPTAFYSYYGEALDKKTPLLRSMKAVSKQALRVLKALGDTTSTKVTSTVGPEQEYFLVDKKFYLERIDLMLAGRTIFGAPAPKGQELEDQYFGAIKDRVSAYMHDLNTELWKMGIMSKTQHNEVAPAQYEMAPIFATTNIATDHNQLVMETMQKVALRHDLVCLLHEKPYAGINGSGKHNNWSLSTDDGINLLEPGHTPAENVQFLLFLSALLKAVDTHADILRATCAHAANDHRLGANEAPPAIISIFMGEELTDIMEKLAKGEKISIKGAQFVHVGVDTLPEIPKDNTDRNRTSPFAFTGNKFEFRTVGSSQSISGPNVALNTIAAEALDEIATRLEKAKDKNAEAAAIIRETYKKHSRVIFNGNNYAEEWVKEAEKRGLPNVTNSVDALKAFITDKALKLFGKYEVLSHKELHSRYDIYVEHYSKQINIEALAAIDMVRKQFIPAGIEYATFLADSISSFGAVSVAASVQEDFLKKLAGLLTSSYKNLAKLEAALAKAQGTDGTVKKAETYRDKVITAMQALRTDIDNLEMIVPRDMWPVPTYTELLFKL